Proteins encoded within one genomic window of Acomys russatus chromosome 5, mAcoRus1.1, whole genome shotgun sequence:
- the Zp2 gene encoding LOW QUALITY PROTEIN: zona pellucida sperm-binding protein 2 (The sequence of the model RefSeq protein was modified relative to this genomic sequence to represent the inferred CDS: inserted 1 base in 1 codon; substituted 2 bases at 2 genomic stop codons) codes for MAWRQRXESGSPLCCGSIHRSLSLLFALVTSVNALSLPQALNPAFQGSVTCKEDEVRVKFPRGFDMERWNPSVVDTIGMEILNCTYVLDSENLIMKFPYETCTKRVMGGYQVNIKLQDNSTSIRYKDGMHHFFCPSLKKEDNEISDTTLCMKDFVSFSFSQLFSRLADDNQVRNVSETGWIVKILDGSRVHTLPLKDALRQGFNILIDTQKITLQVPFNATGVAHYVEGSSHLYVVRVNFLFSSFGQKITYASQAICASDLPVACNTTHMTLTIPEFPGKLQSVGFGQRSIPESQWHANGIDKEARNGLRLHFRKTLLKIKPSEKCLPYQFYFSSLNLTFDLQPHMASLLIDPECHCESPVSLVTGDLCRQDGFMDFEVYSHQTKPALNLKTLLVGNSSCEPTFRDLSQGLVRFHIPLNGCGTQQKFEGDKVIYENEIHALWKNLPPRVIFRDSEFRMTVRCHYLRDSMLLSANIKGLSSPAASVKPGPLVLVLQTYPDKSYQRPYRKEEYPLVRYLRQPIYMEVAVLNRNDPNIKLILDDCWATSSIDPASVHPGASFLAVNMNWTXYHTTFHPAASSVAHPTHYQRFDVKTFAFVSEAQGLSSLIYFHCSALICNQPSLDSPLCSVTCPAPLRSKRETTKEETMTVSLPGPILLLSDDSSLKGVVDPNRYAITKDTTSKTVAAVAALVGAVVIIGFVYYLHKERTVRXDH; via the exons AtggcctggaggcagaggtaagagtcTGGGAGCCCTCTGTGCTGTGGGAG catCCACAGGTCGCTTTCTCTCTTATTCGCCCTTGTGACTTCAGTAAACGCATTAAGTCTTCCTCAGGCATTGAATCCTGCCTTCCAAG GCTCTGTCACTTGCAAGGAAGATGAAGTGAGAGTTAAGTTTCCAAGGGGTTTTGACATGGAAAGATGGAATCCTTCTGTGGTGG ATACCATTGGCATGGAAATTTTAAATTGCACTTATGTCCTGGACTCAGAAAATCTCATCATGAAGTTCCCCTATGAAACCTGTACTAAAAGAGTG ATGGGTGGATACCAGGTGAACATCAAACTCCAGGACAATAGTACAAGTATAAGATACAAAGATGGCATGCATCATTTCTTCTGCCCATCACTGAAAAAAGAGGACAATGAGATATCAGATACTACACTCTGCATGAAGGATTTTGTATCC ttttctttctcacAACTTTTCTCTAGGCTTGCTGATGATAATCAGGTAAGA AATGTATCTGAGACGGGATGGATCGTTAAAATCCTGGATGGTTCAAGAGTCCACACTCTGCCCCTGAAGGATGCCTTAAGACAAGGATTTAACATTCTGATTGACACCCAGAAAATAACCCTCCAAGTGCCATTCAATGCCACTGGAGTAGCTCACTATGTG GAGGGGAGCAGCCACCTCTATGTTGTGAGGGTGAACTTCTTATTCTCATCTTTTGGGCAGAAGATCACCTACGCGTCGCAGGCTATTTGTGCATCAG ATCTTCCTGTGGCTTGTAACACCACACACATGACTCTCACTATACCAGAGTTTCCTGGGAAGCTACAGTCTGTGGGCTTTGGACAAAGGAGCATCCCTGAGAGCCAATGGCATGCCAATGGGAttgacaaagaagcaagaaaTGGCTTGAGACTGCATTTCAGAAAAACTCTCCTAAAGATAAAA CCCTCTGAAAAGTGTCTACCCTATCAATTCTACTTCTCATCACTCaatctgacctttgacctccaacCGCACATGGCATCCTTGCTGATCGATCCTGAGTGCCACTGTGAGTCACCAGTCTCTTtag TTACAGGTGACCTGTGCAGACAGGATGGGTTTATGGACTTTGAGGTCTACAGCCACCAAACAAAGCCTGCTCTGAACCTCAAGACCCTCCTGGTGGGAAACTCGTCCTGCGAGCCTACCTTCAGGGATCTGTCTCAGGGGCTCGTAAGGTTTCACATACCTCTGAATGGGTGTGGAACACAACAGAAA TTTGAAGGTGATAAAGTCATCTATGAGAATGAAATACATGCTCTCTGGAAAAATCTACCACCAAGAGTCATATTCAGAGACAGTGAGTTCAG AATGACAGTGAGGTGTCATTACCTCAGAGACAGTATGCTACTAAGTGCCAATATCAAAGGCCTTTCTTCTCCAGCAGCCTCTGTAAAGCCAGGTCCATTGGTGTTGGTACTGCAAACCTACCCAG ATAAATCCTACCAACGACCTTACAGGAAGGAAGAATACCCACTAGTGAGATACCTCCGCCAGCCCATCTACATGGAAGTAGCTGTCTTGAACAGGAATGATCCCAACATCAAGCTCATCTTAGATGACTGCTGGGCAACATCCTCTATAGACCCAGCCTCTGTCC ACCCTGGTGCCTCTTTTCTAGCTGTGAATATGAATTGGA ACTACCACACTACTTTCCATCCAGCCGCTTCCTCCGTGGCCCATCCTACACACTACCAGAGGTTTGACGTGAAGACCTTTGCCTTCGTGTCAGAGGCGCAGGGGCTCTCGAGCCTG atcTACTTCCACTGTAGTGCCTTGATCTGCAACCAACCTTCCCTTGACTCCCCTCTGTGCTCTGTGACATGCCCAGCACCACTGAGGAGCAAACGAG AGACTACCAAAGAGGAAACAATGACAGTTAGCCTTCCAGGACCTATTCTCTTGTTGTCAGATGACTCCTCACTTAAAG GTGTTGTGGACCCCAACAGGTACGCGATTACCAAAGACACCACTTCTAAAacagtggctgctgtggctgcGTTAGTGGGTGCGGTGGTTATTATAGGCTTTGTCTATTACTTGCATAAGGAAAGAACTGTGAGGTAGGATCACTAA